One stretch of Cedecea neteri DNA includes these proteins:
- the pepB gene encoding aminopeptidase PepB produces the protein MTEAMKITLSTQPADARWGEKATYSINNDGITLHLTGKDDLGLIQRAARKIDGQGLKHVQLAGEGWDVEKSWAFWQGYRAPKGTRKIDWAVLSETEQKELDSRLKVIDWVRHTINTPAEELGPEQLASRAVDLLCDVACDHVSYRITKGEDLREQNYAGIHTVGRGSDRAPVLLALDYNPTGNPDAPVYASLVGKGITFDSGGYSIKQTAFMDSMKSDMGGAATITGALALAITRGLNKRVKLFLCCADNMISGNAMKLGDIITYRNGKTVEVMNTDAEGRLVLADGLIDAAAQKPELIIDCATLTGAAKTALGNDYHAVFSFDEKLAARLLTSAAEENEPFWRLPLAEFHRSQLPSNFAELNNTANASYPAGASTAAGFLSHFVENYHQGWVHVDCSATYRKGAVEQWSAGATGLGVRAIANLLLAK, from the coding sequence ATGACTGAAGCCATGAAAATCACCCTTTCCACGCAGCCAGCGGACGCACGCTGGGGCGAAAAGGCGACGTATAGCATTAACAATGACGGCATTACCCTACACCTGACCGGCAAAGACGATCTCGGTCTTATCCAGCGCGCAGCGCGCAAAATTGATGGCCAGGGGCTGAAGCACGTTCAGCTGGCTGGCGAAGGCTGGGACGTAGAGAAGAGCTGGGCCTTCTGGCAGGGCTATCGCGCACCAAAAGGCACCCGCAAAATTGACTGGGCCGTGCTGAGCGAAACCGAGCAGAAAGAGCTGGATAGCCGCCTGAAAGTGATTGACTGGGTTCGCCACACCATCAACACCCCGGCAGAAGAGCTGGGCCCGGAGCAGCTTGCTTCCCGCGCCGTTGACCTGCTGTGTGACGTTGCCTGTGACCACGTTTCTTACCGTATTACCAAGGGCGAAGACCTGCGTGAGCAGAACTATGCCGGGATCCACACCGTTGGCCGTGGCTCTGACCGTGCACCCGTGCTGCTGGCGCTGGACTACAACCCAACCGGTAACCCGGACGCGCCGGTTTACGCAAGCCTGGTCGGGAAGGGCATCACCTTTGACTCCGGCGGCTACAGCATCAAACAGACCGCGTTCATGGATTCTATGAAATCCGACATGGGCGGTGCAGCGACTATTACCGGCGCACTGGCTCTGGCCATCACCCGTGGCCTGAACAAGCGCGTGAAGCTGTTCCTGTGCTGCGCGGATAACATGATCAGCGGCAATGCAATGAAGCTGGGTGACATCATCACCTACCGTAACGGTAAAACCGTTGAAGTGATGAACACCGACGCCGAAGGGCGCCTGGTGCTGGCCGATGGCCTGATTGACGCTGCCGCTCAGAAACCAGAGCTGATTATCGACTGCGCCACCCTGACCGGTGCGGCGAAAACGGCGCTGGGTAACGATTACCACGCGGTATTCAGCTTTGACGAAAAGCTGGCCGCTCGCCTGCTGACCAGCGCCGCCGAAGAAAACGAGCCGTTCTGGCGCCTGCCGCTGGCGGAATTCCACCGCAGCCAGCTGCCGTCTAACTTCGCCGAGCTGAACAATACCGCCAACGCCTCTTATCCGGCGGGTGCAAGCACTGCGGCAGGTTTCCTGTCTCACTTTGTGGAAAACTACCACCAGGGCTGGGTACACGTGGACTGTTCTGCAACCTACCGTAAGGGCGCGGTTGAGCAATGGTCTGCCGGTGCCACCGGTCTGGGCGTACGTGCGATCGCCAATCTGCTGTTAGCTAAGTAA
- the hscB gene encoding co-chaperone HscB encodes MDYFTLFGLTPGYTLNIELLASRYQELQRQFHPDKYASRPQAEQLLAVSQSATINQAWQTLRHPLTRAEYILSLNGFDLANEQHTVRDTAFLMEQLDLREELDDIDQAKDSDRLESFASRVKTMVKNRSAQMVQQLDDQQWEQAADTVRKLRFLDKLQSQIEQLEEKLLDF; translated from the coding sequence ATGGATTATTTTACCCTGTTTGGGCTAACGCCAGGCTATACCCTGAACATCGAGCTTCTGGCTAGCCGTTACCAGGAGCTGCAGCGCCAGTTCCACCCGGACAAATACGCCAGCCGCCCTCAGGCGGAACAGCTTCTGGCCGTTAGCCAATCCGCAACCATCAACCAGGCCTGGCAGACGCTGCGTCACCCGCTTACCCGCGCCGAATACATCCTGTCCCTGAACGGCTTCGATCTGGCTAATGAACAGCATACCGTGCGCGACACCGCGTTCCTGATGGAACAGTTGGATCTGCGCGAAGAGCTGGATGATATCGACCAGGCTAAAGACAGTGACAGGCTTGAAAGCTTTGCCTCTCGCGTAAAAACGATGGTGAAAAACCGCAGCGCGCAGATGGTACAGCAGCTGGATGACCAGCAGTGGGAACAGGCGGCGGACACCGTTCGCAAGCTGCGTTTCCTCGATAAATTACAGAGCCAAATTGAACAACTAGAAGAAAAGCTGCTCGACTTTTAA
- the fdx gene encoding ISC system 2Fe-2S type ferredoxin codes for MPKIVFLPHQDLCPDGAVLEAKQGETILDVALRNGIEIEHACEKSCACTTCHCVVREGFDSLAESTEDEDDMLDKAWGLEPESRLSCQARVSDEDLVVEMPRYTINHAREH; via the coding sequence ATGCCAAAGATTGTTTTTCTGCCTCATCAGGACCTGTGTCCGGATGGCGCAGTTCTGGAAGCGAAGCAAGGTGAAACCATTCTCGACGTTGCGCTGCGCAACGGTATTGAGATTGAACACGCCTGTGAGAAGTCCTGCGCCTGCACCACCTGCCACTGCGTTGTGCGTGAAGGTTTTGATTCACTCGCGGAAAGCACCGAGGACGAAGACGACATGCTGGATAAAGCATGGGGTCTGGAGCCGGAAAGCCGCTTGAGCTGCCAGGCTCGCGTCAGCGACGAAGACCTGGTGGTTGAGATGCCGCGTTACACCATTAACCACGCACGCGAACATTAA
- the sseB gene encoding enhanced serine sensitivity protein SseB, with amino-acid sequence MSETKNELETLLEQAATEPAHRPAFFRTLLESTVWVPGNAAEGEAIDADSAVELQHWEKEDGTSVIPFFTSLEALQEAVSHEQAFVVMPVRTLFEMTLGESLFLNAKLPTGKEFTPNEINHLVSAESDPLSQQKVLEGGTSLLLSEVAEPPAQMVDSLTTLFKNLKTVKRAFICSIKEQADEEPNLLIGIEADGDIEAIIRQAGSVATDTLPGDEPVDICLVVEGEKGISHFMIAHITPFYERRWGSFLRDFKQNRII; translated from the coding sequence ATGTCAGAAACAAAAAATGAACTAGAAACCCTGCTTGAGCAGGCGGCAACCGAGCCGGCCCACCGCCCGGCATTTTTCCGTACCCTGCTGGAATCCACCGTTTGGGTGCCGGGCAACGCGGCGGAAGGTGAAGCTATCGACGCCGACAGTGCGGTTGAACTGCAGCACTGGGAAAAAGAAGATGGTACTTCGGTGATCCCTTTCTTCACATCCCTGGAAGCTCTGCAGGAAGCTGTAAGCCATGAGCAGGCGTTTGTGGTGATGCCCGTGCGCACTTTGTTTGAAATGACGCTGGGCGAATCTCTGTTCCTTAACGCCAAACTGCCGACCGGCAAAGAATTTACGCCAAACGAAATCAACCATTTGGTCAGCGCAGAGAGTGACCCTCTGAGCCAGCAGAAAGTGCTGGAGGGCGGCACCTCGCTGCTGCTTTCAGAAGTTGCCGAGCCGCCAGCACAGATGGTCGACTCGCTGACGACGCTGTTTAAAAACCTGAAAACGGTTAAACGGGCGTTTATCTGCTCCATCAAGGAACAGGCAGACGAAGAACCAAACCTGCTGATCGGTATTGAGGCTGACGGCGACATCGAGGCAATCATTCGCCAGGCCGGGAGCGTGGCAACCGATACGTTACCGGGCGATGAGCCGGTTGATATCTGCCTGGTCGTGGAGGGTGAGAAGGGCATCAGCCACTTTATGATTGCCCACATAACCCCGTTCTACGAACGCCGTTGGGGTAGCTTCCTGCGCGACTTTAAGCAAAACCGTATTATTTGA
- the iscX gene encoding Fe-S cluster assembly protein IscX, with amino-acid sequence MGLKWTDSREIGEALYDSRPDLDPKTVRFTDMHQWICELEEFDDDPSASNEKVLEAILLVWLDEAE; translated from the coding sequence ATGGGACTGAAGTGGACCGACAGCCGCGAAATCGGCGAAGCGCTGTACGACAGCCGTCCGGATCTCGATCCTAAGACGGTGCGTTTCACCGATATGCACCAGTGGATCTGCGAGCTGGAAGAGTTTGATGACGATCCGAGCGCTTCTAACGAGAAAGTACTGGAAGCGATTTTGCTTGTCTGGTTAGATGAAGCTGAATGA
- the iscA gene encoding iron-sulfur cluster assembly protein IscA, which yields MSITLSDSAAARVNAFLTNRGKGFGLRLGVRTSGCSGMAYVLEFVDEPLVDDTVFEDKGVKVVVDGKSLQFLNGTELDFVKEGLNEGFKFTNPNVKDECGCGESFHV from the coding sequence ATGTCGATTACCCTTAGCGACAGCGCTGCTGCCCGTGTAAATGCCTTCCTGACCAACCGTGGTAAAGGGTTTGGTTTGCGTCTGGGCGTGCGCACTTCAGGCTGCTCTGGGATGGCTTATGTTCTCGAATTTGTAGACGAACCGCTGGTGGATGACACCGTGTTCGAAGACAAAGGCGTGAAGGTGGTTGTCGATGGTAAAAGCCTGCAATTTTTAAACGGGACAGAGCTCGACTTCGTGAAAGAAGGCCTTAACGAAGGGTTTAAGTTTACTAACCCTAACGTGAAGGACGAGTGTGGCTGCGGCGAAAGCTTCCACGTCTGA
- the hscA gene encoding Fe-S protein assembly chaperone HscA — MALLQISEPGMMAAPHQRRLAAGIDLGTTNSLVATVRSGQAETLADHEGRHLLPSVVHYQPQGHLVGFDARALAAQDPANTISSVKRMMGRSLADIQTRYPHLPYRLQASENGLPMIETPAGLLNPIRISADILKSLSARATETLEGELDGVVITVPAYFDDAQRQGTKDAARLAGLHVLRLLNEPTAAAIAYGLDSGKEGVIAVYDLGGGTFDISILRLSRGVFEVLATGGDSALGGDDFDHLLADWLREQAGIADRSDDRVQRQLLDAAIAAKIALSDAATASVEVAGWQGEVTREQFNDLISSLVKRTLLSCRRALKDAGVEAEEVLEVVMVGGSTRVPLVRERVGEFFGRTPLTSIDPDKVVAIGAAIQADILVGNKPDSEMLLLDVIPLSLGLETMGGLVEKVIPRNTTIPVARAQEFTTFKDGQTAMAIHVLQGERELVQDCRSLARFTLRGIPAMSAGGAHIRVTFQVDADGLLSVTAMEKSTGVESSIQVKPSYGLSDGEIASMIQDSMSYAEHDVQARMLAEQKVEAARVLESLTSALTADAALLSAAERADIDAAMAALSAAAASDDADAIQNEIKNVDKQTQEFAARRMDQSIRKALTGHSVDEV, encoded by the coding sequence ATGGCCTTATTACAAATTAGCGAGCCCGGCATGATGGCTGCGCCGCACCAGCGCAGGCTGGCCGCAGGCATCGACCTTGGCACCACCAACTCGCTGGTGGCTACCGTTCGTAGCGGCCAGGCTGAAACCCTTGCTGACCACGAAGGCCGTCACCTGCTGCCTTCTGTTGTTCACTACCAGCCGCAGGGGCATCTGGTCGGTTTTGACGCGCGCGCGCTTGCCGCTCAGGATCCTGCTAACACTATCAGCTCGGTAAAACGCATGATGGGCCGCTCTCTGGCGGACATTCAGACGCGTTATCCTCATCTTCCGTATCGCCTGCAGGCAAGTGAAAACGGCCTGCCGATGATCGAAACGCCGGCCGGCCTGCTTAACCCGATTCGCATCTCTGCCGATATCCTGAAATCACTCTCTGCCCGCGCCACTGAAACGCTGGAAGGGGAGCTTGATGGCGTGGTTATCACGGTTCCCGCGTATTTTGATGACGCACAGCGTCAGGGTACCAAAGACGCCGCGCGCCTCGCTGGCCTGCACGTTCTGCGTCTGCTGAACGAACCTACCGCGGCGGCTATTGCCTATGGCCTGGATTCAGGTAAAGAAGGCGTCATTGCCGTTTACGATCTGGGTGGCGGTACTTTTGATATCTCTATTCTTCGCCTGAGCCGCGGCGTGTTTGAAGTGCTGGCAACGGGCGGTGATTCCGCGCTTGGCGGCGATGACTTCGACCACCTGCTGGCCGACTGGCTGCGCGAGCAGGCCGGAATTGCCGATCGCAGCGACGACCGCGTACAGCGCCAGCTTCTGGACGCAGCCATCGCGGCCAAAATCGCCCTCAGCGATGCTGCCACCGCCAGCGTCGAAGTGGCGGGCTGGCAGGGTGAAGTAACTCGCGAGCAGTTCAACGACCTTATCTCTTCGCTGGTTAAACGTACTTTGCTGTCCTGCCGTCGCGCGTTAAAAGACGCGGGCGTAGAAGCAGAAGAAGTGCTGGAAGTGGTGATGGTTGGCGGCTCAACCCGCGTACCTTTGGTGCGTGAGCGCGTAGGCGAATTCTTTGGCCGTACGCCGCTAACGTCTATCGACCCGGACAAAGTCGTTGCCATCGGCGCGGCAATCCAGGCCGACATTCTGGTGGGGAATAAGCCGGACAGCGAAATGCTGCTGCTGGACGTGATCCCACTGTCGCTTGGCCTGGAAACGATGGGCGGGCTGGTTGAGAAAGTCATCCCGCGTAACACCACCATCCCGGTAGCGCGTGCGCAGGAATTCACCACCTTCAAAGACGGCCAGACCGCTATGGCTATCCACGTGCTGCAGGGCGAGCGTGAACTCGTTCAGGATTGCCGTTCGCTGGCTCGCTTTACGCTGCGCGGCATTCCAGCCATGTCCGCTGGCGGGGCCCATATTCGCGTCACCTTCCAGGTAGACGCCGATGGCCTGCTGAGCGTAACGGCAATGGAAAAATCCACCGGCGTTGAATCCTCAATCCAGGTGAAACCTTCTTATGGCCTGAGTGATGGCGAAATTGCCAGCATGATTCAGGACTCCATGAGTTACGCCGAGCATGACGTGCAAGCACGTATGCTGGCCGAGCAAAAAGTCGAAGCTGCCCGCGTGCTGGAGAGTTTGACCAGCGCGTTGACGGCGGATGCCGCGCTGCTAAGCGCCGCAGAGCGTGCCGACATTGATGCCGCGATGGCCGCGTTAAGCGCTGCCGCCGCGAGTGACGATGCCGACGCTATTCAAAATGAAATCAAAAACGTAGACAAGCAAACCCAGGAATTCGCCGCGCGCCGTATGGATCAATCGATCCGTAAAGCGTTGACCGGCCATTCCGTGGACGAGGTTTAA